From Paracoccus aminovorans, one genomic window encodes:
- a CDS encoding ferredoxin, whose translation MVKVKVDMDLCEFHGQCVFIAPEVFRFEGDDLVWTEEVPEEERARVERAAKACPQLAIRIE comes from the coding sequence ATGGTCAAGGTCAAAGTCGATATGGATCTGTGCGAGTTCCACGGGCAATGCGTCTTCATCGCGCCCGAGGTGTTCCGGTTCGAGGGCGACGATCTCGTCTGGACCGAGGAAGTCCCCGAGGAAGAGCGCGCCCGCGTCGAAAGGGCGGCGAAAGCCTGCCCGCAGCTTGCCATTCGGATCGAATGA
- a CDS encoding cytochrome P450, with protein MTETSLLSKAARACPYHTYRQLRATAPVRFMADQDIWVLSRYEDCDYVLSNPERFSSRESLSSKNAYRNCSAALDVLSNSRAQPRQRTLILADGESHKRHRKAIQNALSPARMLRDFGPTIEGRVNSFIDAFVEDGRCDAVSQFAIPLPMSLVARIFDTPEEMIPTLKGWSDNFFAALSGLMPDEVVVRAARDTLEFEHFILDRVAVRRGKDGTDFLSRLTNGVDGAEPLNDAEIVNICSQILVGGNESTISMLGNLIHQLATTEGLQEELRADPDRIPAFVEECLRHEPPLQAMYRISLHEETLGGQVIPAGAKLMLNFGSANRDEKFYADGESFDLDRDNTETLHLTFGRGRHACVGQTIARREGVVAVSALLDRLDNIRLDPALPPVRAKIFGVRGFEGLPITFDPRG; from the coding sequence ATGACGGAGACCTCGCTTCTCAGCAAGGCCGCGCGGGCCTGCCCGTATCACACCTACCGCCAGCTTCGCGCGACCGCGCCGGTCCGCTTCATGGCTGACCAGGACATCTGGGTTCTCAGCCGCTACGAGGATTGCGACTATGTGCTGAGCAATCCCGAGCGTTTTTCTTCGCGCGAATCGCTCTCCAGCAAGAACGCGTATCGCAACTGCTCGGCCGCGCTGGACGTTCTTTCGAATTCCCGCGCGCAGCCCCGCCAGCGCACGCTGATCCTGGCCGATGGCGAAAGCCACAAGCGCCACCGCAAGGCGATCCAGAACGCGCTGTCGCCCGCGCGGATGCTGCGCGATTTCGGCCCGACCATCGAGGGGCGGGTGAACTCGTTCATCGACGCCTTTGTCGAGGACGGCCGCTGCGATGCGGTCAGCCAGTTCGCGATCCCGCTGCCGATGTCGCTGGTGGCGCGGATCTTCGACACGCCCGAAGAGATGATCCCCACCCTCAAGGGCTGGTCGGACAATTTCTTCGCGGCGCTGAGCGGGCTTATGCCCGACGAGGTGGTCGTCCGCGCCGCCCGGGACACGCTGGAGTTCGAGCATTTCATCCTGGACCGCGTGGCGGTGCGGCGCGGCAAGGACGGCACGGATTTCCTGTCGCGCCTGACCAATGGCGTGGACGGGGCCGAGCCGCTCAACGATGCCGAGATCGTCAATATCTGCTCGCAGATCCTGGTCGGCGGCAACGAAAGCACCATCAGCATGCTGGGCAACCTGATCCACCAGCTTGCCACCACCGAGGGCCTGCAAGAGGAATTGCGCGCCGATCCAGACCGGATCCCGGCCTTCGTCGAGGAATGCCTGCGCCACGAGCCGCCGCTTCAGGCCATGTATCGCATCTCGCTGCACGAGGAGACGCTGGGCGGCCAGGTCATTCCCGCCGGGGCGAAGCTGATGCTGAACTTCGGTTCAGCCAACCGCGACGAGAAATTCTATGCCGATGGCGAAAGCTTCGACCTCGACCGCGACAATACCGAGACCCTGCACCTGACCTTTGGCCGCGGGCGCCACGCCTGCGTCGGCCAGACCATTGCCCGGCGCGAGGGCGTGGTCGCCGTCAGTGCCCTGCTCGACCGGCTGGACAACATCCGGCTGGACCCGGCCTTGCCGCCGGTTCGCGCGAAAATCTTCGGGGTGCGCGGATTCGAGGGCCTCCCCATCACATTCGATCCTCGTGGCTGA